In one window of Branchiostoma floridae strain S238N-H82 chromosome 14, Bfl_VNyyK, whole genome shotgun sequence DNA:
- the LOC118430744 gene encoding troponin C-like isoform X1: MPKARDVLTDDQIQEFKMAFDMFDADGGGDISTRELGTIMSRLGMTPSRAELNDIVHEVDADGSGTIDFEEFLEMMVLYMAVEKKELNEEEVRAAFHIIDNNNDGFISMSEWKEYLVSCDEPLTEQEMQELMDDGDVNRDGRLDFDEFKDILMAFNISW; the protein is encoded by the exons AGTTCAAGATGGCGTTTGACATGTTTGACGCTGACGGAGGCGGTGACATCAGTACCAGGGAGCTGGGCACCATTATGAGCCGGCTGGGTATGACCCCCTCCCGGGCAGAACTCAACGACATCGTGCATGAGGTGGACGCGGACG GCAGCGGCACTATTGACTTTGAGGAGTTCCTGGAGATGATGGTTCTGTACATGGCGGTGGAGAAGAAAGAGTTGAACGAAGAGGAGGTCCGAGCAGCTTTCCACATCATAGACAACAACAACGATGGTTTCATCAGCATGTCGGAATGGAAG GAGTACCTGGTGTCCTGTGATGAACCTCTGACAGAACAGGAGATGCAGGAACTCATGGATGATGGTGACGTCAACAGGGACGGCAGGCTCGACTTTGATG AATTCAAGGACATTCTGATGGCTTTTAACATCTCCTGGTGA
- the LOC118430744 gene encoding troponin C-like isoform X3, with amino-acid sequence MAFDMFDADGGGDISTRELGTIMSRLGMTPSRAELNDIVHEVDADGSGTIDFEEFLEMMVLYMAVEKKELNEEEVRAAFHIIDNNNDGFISMSEWKEYLVSCDEPLTEQEMQELMDDGDVNRDGRLDFDEFKDILMAFNISW; translated from the exons ATGGCGTTTGACATGTTTGACGCTGACGGAGGCGGTGACATCAGTACCAGGGAGCTGGGCACCATTATGAGCCGGCTGGGTATGACCCCCTCCCGGGCAGAACTCAACGACATCGTGCATGAGGTGGACGCGGACG GCAGCGGCACTATTGACTTTGAGGAGTTCCTGGAGATGATGGTTCTGTACATGGCGGTGGAGAAGAAAGAGTTGAACGAAGAGGAGGTCCGAGCAGCTTTCCACATCATAGACAACAACAACGATGGTTTCATCAGCATGTCGGAATGGAAG GAGTACCTGGTGTCCTGTGATGAACCTCTGACAGAACAGGAGATGCAGGAACTCATGGATGATGGTGACGTCAACAGGGACGGCAGGCTCGACTTTGATG AATTCAAGGACATTCTGATGGCTTTTAACATCTCCTGGTGA
- the LOC118430744 gene encoding troponin C-like isoform X2 — MPKARDVLTDDQIQEFKMAFDMFDADGGGDISTRELGTIMSRLGMTPSRAELNDIVHEVDADGSGTIDFEEFLEMMVLYMAVEKKELNEEEVRAAFHIIDNNNDGFISMSEWKYLVSCDEPLTEQEMQELMDDGDVNRDGRLDFDEFKDILMAFNISW; from the exons AGTTCAAGATGGCGTTTGACATGTTTGACGCTGACGGAGGCGGTGACATCAGTACCAGGGAGCTGGGCACCATTATGAGCCGGCTGGGTATGACCCCCTCCCGGGCAGAACTCAACGACATCGTGCATGAGGTGGACGCGGACG GCAGCGGCACTATTGACTTTGAGGAGTTCCTGGAGATGATGGTTCTGTACATGGCGGTGGAGAAGAAAGAGTTGAACGAAGAGGAGGTCCGAGCAGCTTTCCACATCATAGACAACAACAACGATGGTTTCATCAGCATGTCGGAATGGAAG TACCTGGTGTCCTGTGATGAACCTCTGACAGAACAGGAGATGCAGGAACTCATGGATGATGGTGACGTCAACAGGGACGGCAGGCTCGACTTTGATG AATTCAAGGACATTCTGATGGCTTTTAACATCTCCTGGTGA